The following proteins are encoded in a genomic region of Colletotrichum higginsianum IMI 349063 chromosome 9, whole genome shotgun sequence:
- a CDS encoding DASH complex subunit Dad2 has translation MSFPTRSLSTRLPGAGSQNASAGPSPMLVARIAEKKAELEHLKELRDLSAAVAGQMEALEQKLATLSDGTEAIAMVIGNWHNVLRAINMASAQLAKPQGQEPLESEDASLPLPQTLVRIPTEHAPTLQAQAENVTESAENSTIIP, from the exons ATGTCCTTCCCGACAAGGTCCCTTTCTACTCGGCTCCCGGGCGCGGGGTCACAGAACGCCTCAGCAGGCCCGTCACCCATGCTGGTAGCGCGTAttgccgagaagaaggccgaacTGGAACATCTGAAGGAGCTGCGCGACCTCAGTGCCGCCGTTGCAGGTCAAATGGAAGCACTGGAACAGAAACTGGCGACCCTTTCAGATGGCACTGAAG CTATTGCCATGGTCATTGGCAACTGGCATAACGTGCTGCGTGCCATTAACATGGCTTCTG CCCAACTCGCCAAGCCGCAGGGACAAGAACCGTTGGAGTCGGAAGACGCCagcctccctctccctcagACGCTGGTTCGCATTCCAACGGAGCACGCACCGACGCTTCAGGCTCAGGCCGAAAATGTGACAGAGTCCGCAGAGAACAGCACAATCATCCCCTGA